The sequence below is a genomic window from Lysobacter stagni.
CGGCCGGTGCACTTCACGTCGTACAGGATCACCGCGCCCGGGTTGCGTTCGAGCACGTCGGCGGCGAACAGCATCAGCAGACGGTCCGGGAAGATGTTCTCGCCGTCGCGGGTCACCACGCCCAGGCGGTCGCCGTCGCCGTCGAAGGCGATGCCCAGGTCCGCTTCCAGGCGCTGCACCATCTTGGTGAGGTCGGCGAGATTGTGCGGCTCGCTCGGATCCGGATGGTGGTTCGGGAACGTGCCGTCGATGTCGCAGTACAGCGGCGTGACTTCCGCGCCGATCGCGCTGAGCACGCGCGGACCGATGTCGCCCGCCACGCCATTGCCGGCATCCACCACCACGCGAAGCGGACGGTCGATCTGCACGTCGGAGGCGATGCGCTGGACGTAATCCTCGGAGATGTCGCGCTGGTTGAGCGAGCCCAGGTCGGCCAGGTGCAGGCGGTCCTCGGCGATGCGCGCGTACAGGTCGGTGATGGCATCGCCGGACAGCGTCTCGCCGCCGACCACGATCTTGAAGCCGTTGTAGTCCGGCGGGTTGTGGCTGCCGGTGACCGAGACGCACGACCCGGCGCGCAGGTGATACGCCCCGAAGTACACGACCGGCGTCGGCGCCAGACCGATGTCCACGACATTGCGGCCGGCCTTGCGCAGACCCGCGATCAGACCCTCCACCAGCGCCGGGCCCGAGAGGCGGCCGTCGCGGCCAACCACGATGTCGGTCAGGCCCTGCGAATGCATCAGCGAGCCGATGGCATGACCGATCAGCTCGGCGACGCCGGCATCCAGCGACTGCCCGACCACGCCGCGGATGTCGTAGGCGCGGAAGATGCCGCGGTCGATCGCGACGGGCTGGGAGGGAGCGAGGGGCTTGGGCGGGGTCACGGGGGCGGCTTTCGCGGGAGCAGGCTGGGTTTCCATGCTCTCCGCCAGCGTCTGAACCGGACCTTCCTCGTCGCCCTCGGCCGCCTTGCGCTTGAGCTTGAGATGGGGTGCACGCCAGGTCAGGAAGCCCAGCAGCAGCAGGACGGCCGCCGCGACGAAGCAGCCCGGGGCATCCAGGCCGAGGGGGCCACCGGCCACGTCCGGCACGGCCGCGGCGATGCGCAGCTCGCTGCCCGGCACCTTGGTGGCCAGCGCCTCTGCGCCGCCCGCCAGCTGGGTGTCGCCGCGCTCCACTGCGCTGAACGAACCCTGGCGCAGCGCCAGGTAGCTGTCGTCGGCCACCGCGGCCTGTTCGATGCCCGCGCTGATGCGCGTCAGCGGCAGGCGGGCGTAGGCCACGCCCACGGCGTTGGTGCCGCTCATGGCGGGCGCGGCCAGCGCCAGTTGCGCACCATTCCCGTGGCGGACGAGTCCCGCGACCGCACGGTTGCTGGCGATGGCGGCCTCGATGACCCCCAGCCGGCCGTAGCCGCCCTCCGGCAACGCGGCGTACTCGCCGCTCAGGTCCAGCGGCAGCACGGCGACGTCGGATGCACCCGCCCAGCCCTTGGCCAGTTCCTGCGAGGCAGCGGCCAGGTCGGCCGCAGCCAGCGCGCTCTGCACGGCAGGCTGCGCCAGCCGTTGGGCGAGTTGCTTCTGCTCCGAGATCAGCGCGTGCTGCGCCGCTTCCACGGCCGCGTTACGGGCCTCGGTGATCGCCAGGCGGCGCGCGCCGTCCTGGTGCAGCTGCCAGCCGCTCCACGCGAAAAACGCCGCCACCAGCGCCAGCGCTGCCGCCACGACCGGCAGCAGGATCTTCAGCTGTGCGGCCGACAGCGCCAGTTGTCCCTTTTCCAGACCCTTCATCCAATTCCCCTTGTCAGCGCACGCCGGTGTGGCCGAACCCGCCGGCCCCGCGCGCACTGGTTTCGAATTCTTCGACCACCTGCAGCGTCGCCCGCACGATCGGCAGGATGACGAGCTGGGCGATGCGATCCCCTGGCTGCATCGTAAAAGCCTCGCGACCGCGGTTCCAGACGCTGATGAGCAGGGGGCCCTGGTAATCGGCATCGATCAGGCCGGTGCCGTTGCCCAGCACGATGCCGTGCTTATGTCCCAGGCCGGAACGCGGCAGGATCACCGCGCACATCGTGGGATCGCCCAGATGGATCGACAGTCCCGACGGCACCAGCGCGGTATCGCCCGGTTGCAGCGTCAGCGCCTCGTCCAGCGCGGCGCGCAGGTCCAGGCCTGCGCTGGCCTGCGTGGCATACGTGGGCAGCGGCCATTCGCCGCCGAAGCGGGCGTCGAGGATCTTCAGTTCGAGCGT
It includes:
- a CDS encoding phosphomannomutase/phosphoglucomutase, translated to MKGLEKGQLALSAAQLKILLPVVAAALALVAAFFAWSGWQLHQDGARRLAITEARNAAVEAAQHALISEQKQLAQRLAQPAVQSALAAADLAAASQELAKGWAGASDVAVLPLDLSGEYAALPEGGYGRLGVIEAAIASNRAVAGLVRHGNGAQLALAAPAMSGTNAVGVAYARLPLTRISAGIEQAAVADDSYLALRQGSFSAVERGDTQLAGGAEALATKVPGSELRIAAAVPDVAGGPLGLDAPGCFVAAAVLLLLGFLTWRAPHLKLKRKAAEGDEEGPVQTLAESMETQPAPAKAAPVTPPKPLAPSQPVAIDRGIFRAYDIRGVVGQSLDAGVAELIGHAIGSLMHSQGLTDIVVGRDGRLSGPALVEGLIAGLRKAGRNVVDIGLAPTPVVYFGAYHLRAGSCVSVTGSHNPPDYNGFKIVVGGETLSGDAITDLYARIAEDRLHLADLGSLNQRDISEDYVQRIASDVQIDRPLRVVVDAGNGVAGDIGPRVLSAIGAEVTPLYCDIDGTFPNHHPDPSEPHNLADLTKMVQRLEADLGIAFDGDGDRLGVVTRDGENIFPDRLLMLFAADVLERNPGAVILYDVKCTGRLPGQILRHGGSPLMWKTGHSLIKAKMRETDAELAGEMSGHFFFKERWYGFDDGIYAAARLLEILAAQPRSPSETLAALPNGVSTPEIKVDAPDGDPHTFVERFRNEAHFEGARLSTIDGLRVDYADGWGLVRASNTTPVLVMRFDADSAEALARIKNDFRSQLLALKPDLSLPF
- the dut gene encoding dUTP diphosphatase; the encoded protein is MNHTLELKILDARFGGEWPLPTYATQASAGLDLRAALDEALTLQPGDTALVPSGLSIHLGDPTMCAVILPRSGLGHKHGIVLGNGTGLIDADYQGPLLISVWNRGREAFTMQPGDRIAQLVILPIVRATLQVVEEFETSARGAGGFGHTGVR